One window of Phycodurus eques isolate BA_2022a chromosome 17, UOR_Pequ_1.1, whole genome shotgun sequence genomic DNA carries:
- the tmem88a gene encoding transmembrane protein 88a: MSLSLNGTLEKTSEPPHSEASSPSRGAGVVVPPPYTTGGSDASDPPLELRGSLDCWACSVLVTAQNLIIAAINGLLAGIVFGTILTPALVMIIFGFLCHSTVQPHGTSVYCSDLLDDAGCVALLVVGFLLLTPLLVLALAAFCRLARHLQLGLCFIPYSRAVYKNLPPARSRGAGVGGCCGMPEASEREGKGSVWV, encoded by the exons ATGAGTCTGTCACTGAACGGGACATTGGAGAAGACATCGGAGCCGCCCCACTCCGAGGCAAGTTCCCCCTCGAGAGGTGCCGGGGTGGTGGTGCCCCCGCCGTACACCACGGGTGGCAGTGACGCCTCCGACCCCCCGCTGGAGTTGAGGGGCTCCCTGGACTGCTGGGCCTGCTCCGTCCTGGTCACGGCTCAGAATCTGATCATCGCCGCAATTAACGGCTTGTTGGCCGGCATCGTCTTCGGCACCATCCTCACCCCGGCGCTCGTCATGATTATATTCGGCTTCCTCTGCCACTCCACG GTGCAGCCGCACGGAACCTCGGTGTACTGTTCGGACCTGCTGGACGATGCCGGCTGCGTGGCGCTGCTGGTCGTGGGCTTTCTGCTGCTCACGCCTCTGCTGGTGCTGGCGCTGGCCGCCTTCTGCCGTCTGGCTCGCCACCTCCAGCTGGGCCTGTGCTTCATTCCCTACAGCCGGGCCGTGTACAAGAACCTGCCGCCCGCTCGCAGCAGGGGGGCCGGAGTGGGCGGCTGCTGTGGCATGCCGGAGGCCTCGGAGAGGGAGGGCAAGGGCAGCGTTTGGGTGTGA